One stretch of Streptomyces sp. A2-16 DNA includes these proteins:
- a CDS encoding BadF/BadG/BcrA/BcrD ATPase family protein, with translation MQDTAPLVVGIDVGGTKTQLRAFAGDALVADHVRSSSGWRPHDPVAAAGWLAALAADALPAGARPGALAVGGHACETPRQCAQIRTALQLHFDAPALVVGDAELLVPAAGLDKGVGLVAGTGSVAVGRFPDGTSVQVGGWGALLGDEGGAAGLVREAVRAVWAAHDRGEEPDALALGLISGFDVPEVPALGAALEHVTAASAEWGRHAPAVFAAAEAGSPLARTVIAEAGRALAGLVQRLAARGVVVDDVVVAGSTVLAQPSLYDAFASALADGVPTARPRPLRAPPVDGAVAMARSLL, from the coding sequence GTGCAGGACACCGCACCCCTGGTTGTCGGCATCGACGTGGGCGGCACCAAGACGCAGCTCCGCGCGTTCGCGGGCGACGCCCTGGTGGCCGATCACGTCCGCTCCAGCAGTGGCTGGCGGCCGCACGACCCCGTGGCCGCGGCCGGCTGGCTGGCCGCGCTGGCCGCCGACGCGCTTCCCGCGGGGGCCCGCCCCGGCGCCCTCGCCGTCGGCGGCCACGCCTGCGAGACACCGCGCCAGTGCGCGCAGATCCGCACCGCGCTCCAACTCCACTTCGACGCGCCCGCGCTGGTCGTGGGCGACGCCGAACTGCTCGTCCCCGCGGCGGGTCTCGACAAGGGGGTCGGCCTGGTCGCCGGCACCGGTTCGGTGGCCGTGGGCCGCTTCCCCGACGGCACTTCGGTGCAGGTCGGCGGCTGGGGCGCGCTCCTGGGCGACGAGGGCGGGGCCGCCGGCCTGGTCCGCGAGGCCGTCCGTGCCGTGTGGGCGGCGCACGACCGCGGCGAGGAGCCCGACGCACTGGCGCTCGGTCTGATCTCCGGGTTCGACGTTCCCGAGGTCCCCGCGCTCGGCGCCGCCCTGGAACACGTCACCGCCGCCTCCGCCGAGTGGGGCCGGCACGCCCCGGCCGTCTTCGCCGCCGCCGAGGCCGGATCCCCGCTCGCCCGCACCGTGATCGCCGAGGCGGGCCGTGCCCTGGCCGGGCTCGTCCAACGGCTCGCCGCCCGCGGGGTCGTGGTCGACGACGTCGTGGTCGCGGGCAGTACCGTCCTCGCCCAGCCCTCGCTGTACGACGCCTTCGCGTCGGCGCTGGCCGACGGCGTGCCGACGGCACGGCCGCGCCCGCTGCGCGCACCGCCGGTGGACGGCGCGGTGGCGATGGCCCGTTCACTTCTGTGA
- a CDS encoding ROK family protein: protein MVGAPRLTESASAVFAVLAQAGTATRPQLASLARLSKPTVSSAVAELEGVHLAAHSGTSSGATGRSAAVYRLGPAAGAVLAVDLGPALTRVRGCALDGTLLAEATGPREDAADVVRDALSALPPDAPLRTIVVAVGDVTAPQKMRPATAKAGPVFDAVTVALPAGVPVHLENNVNCAALAELHEGAARGRHTFGYLRIGVGIGLGIVVGGQVLAGANGAAGELARLPYPWDDDQEPRHEALEEYIGSRSLLRRTAAAWPEVDGACPRSAEQLFALAEQGSATARAVVARHAVDVGRLAAAVTAVLDPGLLVLGGSTGAFPQLLPGVRAELERLSWPTEVVSSQVGDLGTVVGAARLAVARGVQTVTEAARKKD from the coding sequence GTGGTGGGAGCCCCCCGTCTGACCGAGAGCGCGAGTGCCGTGTTCGCCGTGCTGGCCCAGGCGGGCACCGCGACACGGCCACAGCTGGCGAGTCTGGCGCGGCTGTCCAAGCCGACGGTCTCCTCCGCCGTCGCCGAACTGGAGGGCGTCCATCTCGCCGCCCACTCGGGCACCTCCTCCGGCGCCACCGGCCGCAGCGCCGCCGTCTACCGCCTCGGCCCGGCCGCGGGCGCCGTCCTTGCGGTCGACCTCGGCCCGGCCCTCACCCGGGTCCGCGGCTGCGCCCTGGACGGCACCCTGCTCGCCGAGGCCACCGGGCCCCGGGAGGACGCCGCCGACGTCGTGCGGGACGCGCTCTCCGCGCTGCCCCCCGACGCTCCGCTGCGCACCATCGTGGTGGCCGTCGGTGACGTCACCGCGCCGCAGAAGATGCGTCCCGCCACCGCCAAGGCCGGTCCCGTCTTCGACGCGGTGACCGTCGCGCTGCCGGCCGGCGTGCCCGTCCACCTGGAGAACAACGTCAACTGCGCCGCCCTCGCCGAACTGCACGAGGGCGCCGCCCGCGGCCGGCACACCTTCGGCTATCTGCGGATCGGCGTCGGTATCGGTCTCGGCATCGTCGTGGGCGGCCAGGTGCTGGCCGGAGCGAACGGCGCGGCCGGAGAGCTCGCCCGGCTGCCCTACCCCTGGGACGACGACCAGGAGCCCCGCCACGAGGCCCTGGAGGAGTACATCGGGTCCCGCTCCCTGCTGCGGCGGACCGCGGCGGCCTGGCCGGAAGTCGACGGCGCCTGCCCCCGCAGCGCCGAGCAGCTCTTCGCGCTCGCAGAACAGGGCAGTGCCACGGCCCGCGCGGTCGTCGCCCGGCATGCCGTGGACGTGGGTCGGCTGGCCGCCGCCGTGACCGCCGTACTGGACCCGGGGCTGCTCGTGCTGGGCGGCAGCACCGGCGCGTTTCCGCAGCTCCTGCCCGGTGTGCGGGCCGAACTGGAGCGGCTCAGCTGGCCCACCGAGGTGGTCAGCAGCCAGGTCGGCGATCTCGGCACCGTGGTGGGCGCCGCCCGCCTCGCGGTCGCCAGAGGAGTCCAAACCGTGACCGAGGCGGCGCGAAAGAAGGATTGA
- a CDS encoding extracellular solute-binding protein, producing MTTVGVRRSRRLGRGGTRRLVSLAAAVTAGALTLTACGGDGGSGGTSKSLTFWISTVPGQDAGWKKMVAQYKKETGVNLKLVNIPYDGYTTKLHNAAQANSLPDVAAVPALDPIWSSKLLDLSSIANNKSNNINANFLAKDSSGKVLAIPSDVTASGLFINKSLFEKAGVSFPTEPSKTWTWTDFIAAANKVREKTGAKYSLTFDQSPSRLRAMVYEMGGKYVHADSSGKFSVDAATKKAVNTFVGWNDDKTMPKSVWTSGADPSAMFQSGDVVAYWSGVWQVASFADSIKKFEWASVPTPAQPVQASDVNSGGMVVGFNNNGDASKAATKFLSWLYEPAHYKALCEASGFLPVESGLNPTYPFKSEAAQAAFKLYNQEIPLYAPISGYFNSAQTDWVLKGKSLTEDPTKTELGKAINGQQSADKALQNIVDGYNQQVGG from the coding sequence ATGACCACTGTGGGTGTGCGGCGCTCTCGCCGTCTCGGCCGCGGCGGCACGCGCCGCCTGGTTTCCCTCGCTGCCGCTGTCACGGCAGGTGCTCTGACGCTCACCGCCTGTGGCGGGGACGGCGGCTCCGGCGGCACTTCCAAGTCGCTGACGTTCTGGATCTCCACGGTTCCGGGGCAGGACGCGGGCTGGAAGAAGATGGTGGCGCAGTACAAGAAGGAAACCGGCGTCAACCTCAAGCTCGTCAACATTCCCTACGACGGCTACACCACGAAGCTGCACAACGCCGCGCAGGCGAACTCCCTGCCCGACGTGGCGGCCGTGCCGGCGCTGGACCCGATCTGGTCGAGCAAGCTGCTCGACCTGAGCTCCATCGCCAACAACAAGAGCAACAACATCAACGCCAACTTCCTGGCGAAGGACTCGTCCGGGAAGGTGCTGGCCATCCCCTCGGACGTCACCGCGTCCGGCCTGTTCATCAACAAGTCGCTGTTCGAGAAGGCGGGCGTCTCCTTCCCGACCGAGCCGTCGAAGACCTGGACCTGGACCGACTTCATCGCCGCGGCCAACAAGGTCCGCGAGAAGACCGGCGCCAAGTACTCCCTGACCTTCGACCAGTCGCCTTCGCGACTGCGCGCCATGGTGTACGAGATGGGCGGCAAGTACGTCCACGCCGACTCCTCCGGCAAGTTCTCGGTGGACGCGGCGACCAAGAAGGCCGTGAACACCTTCGTCGGATGGAACGACGACAAGACCATGCCGAAGTCGGTGTGGACCAGCGGCGCCGACCCGTCCGCCATGTTCCAGAGCGGTGACGTGGTCGCCTACTGGTCCGGCGTGTGGCAGGTCGCCTCCTTCGCGGACAGCATCAAGAAGTTCGAGTGGGCGAGCGTCCCGACCCCCGCCCAGCCGGTGCAGGCCAGTGACGTCAACAGCGGCGGCATGGTGGTGGGCTTCAACAACAACGGCGACGCGTCCAAGGCCGCGACGAAGTTCCTGTCCTGGCTGTACGAGCCGGCCCACTACAAGGCCCTGTGCGAGGCGTCCGGGTTCCTGCCGGTCGAGAGCGGTCTGAACCCGACGTACCCCTTCAAGTCCGAGGCGGCGCAGGCGGCGTTCAAGCTCTACAACCAGGAGATCCCGCTCTACGCCCCGATCTCCGGCTACTTCAACAGCGCGCAGACCGACTGGGTGCTGAAGGGCAAGAGCCTCACCGAGGACCCGACCAAGACGGAGCTCGGCAAGGCGATCAACGGCCAGCAGTCGGCCGACAAGGCCCTGCAGAACATCGTGGACGGCTACAACCAGCAGGTCGGCGGCTGA
- a CDS encoding sugar ABC transporter permease, translating into MTKRASDVSAVSASPPRRRSKYTLAPLVLIAANVVLFALFFVWPAVIGLIYSFTNYTGVGVFQWVGLDNYHNLFGDSTFYDALTRTLLYTVLFVPLNFVVSLLAANLVVSKHAKGGSVARVIFFIPWLLSPIVVGVLWRWMFGENFGLVNYVIEKFGGDAVPWQSNADLSLLVVVMAAAWAWTGFTMLLFIAAIKNVPVSYYEAASLDGAGPWRQFFSITLPSIAPTSFIVILLNTINSMKEYPVFVALNNGGPGTSNNLLVQYIYETGFKRGQIGYASAASFVLMLILMAVAIIQLIVNRRVENR; encoded by the coding sequence ATGACAAAACGCGCCTCGGACGTGTCCGCCGTGTCCGCGAGCCCGCCCAGGAGACGCAGTAAGTACACCCTTGCGCCGCTCGTCCTCATCGCGGCCAATGTCGTGCTCTTCGCGCTGTTCTTCGTCTGGCCGGCGGTTATCGGGCTCATCTACTCCTTCACGAACTACACGGGCGTGGGGGTGTTCCAGTGGGTCGGGCTGGACAACTACCACAACCTGTTCGGTGACTCCACGTTCTACGACGCGCTGACCCGGACACTGCTGTACACGGTCCTCTTCGTCCCGCTGAACTTCGTGGTCTCGCTGCTCGCCGCCAACCTGGTGGTGAGCAAGCACGCCAAGGGCGGGTCGGTCGCCCGCGTCATCTTCTTCATCCCGTGGCTGCTGTCGCCCATCGTCGTGGGTGTCCTGTGGCGGTGGATGTTCGGCGAGAACTTCGGACTGGTCAACTACGTCATCGAGAAGTTCGGCGGAGACGCCGTCCCGTGGCAGTCGAACGCGGACCTCTCGCTGCTCGTGGTGGTGATGGCGGCGGCCTGGGCCTGGACGGGTTTCACGATGCTGCTGTTCATCGCGGCGATCAAGAACGTGCCGGTGTCGTACTACGAGGCCGCCTCGCTCGACGGCGCCGGCCCCTGGCGCCAGTTCTTCAGCATCACCCTGCCGAGCATCGCGCCCACCTCGTTCATCGTCATCCTGCTCAACACGATCAACTCGATGAAGGAGTACCCGGTCTTCGTCGCCCTCAACAACGGCGGACCCGGCACGTCGAACAACCTGCTCGTCCAGTACATCTACGAGACCGGCTTCAAACGGGGCCAGATCGGCTACGCGAGCGCCGCGTCGTTCGTGCTCATGCTCATCCTGATGGCCGTCGCGATCATCCAGCTGATCGTCAACCGGCGGGTGGAGAACCGATGA
- a CDS encoding carbohydrate ABC transporter permease, giving the protein MTTTDIPRPADVGSGRSVSRKRPRKTATSGLRQAVSATTLLWIMACLYGFPVLWFVLSSFKPASDLFSYPLTLVPHNPTLSGFKAAWDSANFSQYFINTAIVCVITTILTVGVSCCTGYALAKYDNKWLKAFFICILATTMLPGEVMLAPEFLVVRNLGLYNSFAGIILPAVLTATGCFMFRQFFLTVPDELVEAARIDGARELSIFLRIMVPLSRPIMLTLAILSFQWRWNDYIWPLLMLNDPNKFTVQIGIQSIVGAQNINWSVLLGASVISMIPLIAIFLVFQRYVMGADINAGLKD; this is encoded by the coding sequence ATGACAACCACAGACATCCCGCGCCCGGCCGACGTCGGCTCCGGACGGAGCGTCTCCAGGAAGCGGCCCCGCAAGACGGCCACCAGTGGGCTCCGGCAGGCGGTGTCCGCGACGACACTGCTGTGGATCATGGCGTGCCTGTACGGGTTTCCGGTGCTGTGGTTCGTCCTCAGCTCCTTCAAGCCGGCCAGCGACCTGTTCTCCTACCCGCTGACGCTGGTCCCGCACAACCCCACCCTGTCGGGGTTCAAGGCGGCCTGGGACAGCGCCAACTTCTCCCAGTACTTCATCAACACGGCCATCGTGTGCGTGATCACGACGATCCTCACGGTGGGTGTCAGCTGCTGCACCGGGTACGCGCTGGCCAAGTACGACAACAAATGGCTCAAGGCGTTCTTCATCTGCATCCTGGCCACCACGATGCTGCCGGGCGAGGTCATGCTCGCTCCGGAGTTCCTGGTGGTCCGCAACCTCGGTCTCTACAACTCGTTCGCCGGCATCATCCTGCCGGCCGTGCTCACGGCGACCGGATGCTTCATGTTCCGCCAGTTCTTCCTGACGGTTCCCGACGAACTCGTGGAAGCCGCACGCATCGACGGCGCCCGCGAACTGTCGATCTTCCTGCGGATCATGGTGCCGCTCTCCCGGCCCATCATGCTGACCCTCGCCATCCTGTCCTTCCAGTGGCGGTGGAACGACTACATCTGGCCGCTCCTGATGCTCAACGACCCGAACAAGTTCACCGTGCAGATCGGCATCCAGAGCATCGTCGGCGCCCAGAACATCAACTGGTCGGTCCTGCTCGGCGCATCGGTCATCTCCATGATCCCCCTGATCGCCATCTTCCTGGTCTTCCAGCGCTACGTCATGGGCGCCGACATCAACGCCGGACTGAAGGACTGA